A window from Solanum stenotomum isolate F172 chromosome 5, ASM1918654v1, whole genome shotgun sequence encodes these proteins:
- the LOC125864415 gene encoding probable glutathione S-transferase isoform X2, producing MSGVKLLGVNGSPASQRVEWALKIKGVKYEFITEDLQNKSPLLLKSNPVYKKIPVLLHNDKPIAESLVIIEYIDEAFEGPSILPKDPYDKAIARFWAKFLDDKCLPAVWKALWSQGEEQEKDKEEAYEVLKVLDNELKDKKFFGGDNIGFVDIVANFVGFWIEIVEEATGVVLVTSEKFPNFCVWRDEYLNCDKVKENMPSREMLLGYFKSRVQAIAATLK from the exons atgtcaGGAGTGAAATTGCTTGGTGTTAATGGGAGTCCAGCTAGTCAAAGAGTTGAATGGGCTTTAAAGATAAAAGgggtaaaatatgaatttataacagaagatttacaaaataaaagccCCTTACTTCTAAAATCCAATCCAGTTTATAAGAAAATTCCAGTTTTGTTACATAATGACAAGCCCATTGCTGAATCACTTGTTATAATTGAGTATATTGATGAGGCCTTTGAAGGACCATCTATATTGCCTAAAGATCCTTATGACAAAGCTATCGCTCGTTTTTGGGCTAAGTTCCTCGATGATAAG tgCTTACCAGCGGTGTGGAAAGCTTTGTGGAGCCAAGGAGAGGAGCAAGAGAAAGATAAAGAGGAAGCTTATGAGGTCCTTAAAGTTCTTGATAATGAACTTAAGGACAAGAAGTTTTTCGGGGGAGACAATATCGGATTTGTTGACATAGTAGCCAATTTTGTCGGATTTTGGATAGAAATTGTTGAAGAAGCCACTGGGGTTGTACTCGTGACTAGTGAAAAATTTCCTAATTTTTGTGTGTGGAGGGATGAGTACCTTAATTGCGACAAAGTTAAGGAAAATATGCCGTCCAGAGAAATGTTGCTTGGTTATTTTAAGTCTCGGGTTCAAGCTATTGCGGCTACTCTCAAATGA